The window TAAGAGATGATGTTTGGCCGTTAATCCTACATCATCATGTTCAGCATCCGACGATAATTTTGGTAGAATGATTGATTTAAACTATAGAATTaggaaattataaaaaaaaaaacctggtgATCGCAATTTATATTCTCCTGATTTTATACAAACAGCGGAATTGCGTAAATAAGTacttgcgtaaaataaggaatttacagtaagtCAGAGACATGACATCAAAGCTCAGAGACGGATTTCACTAATTTTAACTGGGTTCATATTTCAATATGCCTactaagaaaaacattttttaaatctgattGACATATATTTTGGTGAATGCCGAAGTCATATTGTAAATATACCTATATcatatacttataaaaaatattcccTTTTACGCCCTGTGCGATATAAAACCGAAAATTTGCCTACCCGTGTGATATAAACTGTAGGGTGTGATATAAGAATTATATCACACCCCTTTCCGGCAATCTACGGATGTTATAACACACCCCTTTCCGTTAATCATCAGCTGTTATGACTTAGAGTTCAGTATACAGTGTTCAACTCTGATCTCTGAGTATGACGTCATTGACATATAGTTACGTCAACGTCAACTTGGTATACAAACAGCTGGCgcaaaattttcagagaagtTTACtagttgttatttattttaatatttagacACAGAGCGATTTGTTAACAACCATCATTCATCACATCATGTTTTTAATtgattctttttattaaatattttctatatgtatatgaaataaaaatcataacatggcaatttttatatcgcatcTTATATTAGCCCGAGGTCACTCTATATCAGCCCGAGAGCCGTCACTTTTTTCACACTTTTTTAGAAAAGGGCTACCATAATATAAGGTTGCAATATACAAATTGCCATGTAATAATCTATATATCTCTGAACATGTTAGGGGACAAACCTAAGATatcatgtattctttttttttaatattctcaAGTTATTCTCCCAATATAGGTTGATTTGTAAACACTCTTTGGACATCATAAGAGCTAATACATACGCAAAATGTTTTACAGCAtccttaaaatttgatattctgTACAATCAGCTAGACCATGCATTTTTAGcctgttttaaatttatttagtgAAAAcacatacctgttaacctttcaaagctgctatgtgggagaatctcccccttaccaacttggctaagggggagattttgcgtaaacgacgttttttcacgtgaaatgcaaatatatattaaaaatactgttagttaccttattttaccattgtaattaatgcatttgtaatcattttaaattttattatttctatgactaccagtgtgcaattacaacttgtgttgCTGTACAAGTTCggaaaactattattttgtttgcatggtacaatacaagaattcaatagtgccactttttatattaagtctttctattgttcagtattgaactatcactgcatgctgacatctagggtaaacacaaaaaatttattttgcctattttgaatttgcagtgaaacccagttaagaaaataccagaaaataatattcattaaaattattttttgccttatatataggatagatttttaattcacaaaacaattacatgtatttcgccagtatcatttaaaaattatctctgttgtaatgtctatagcatccctgtaattcatagtaccgatactataaactttaaaaactcttgtGAAATGCTTTTACACTTTTTCCTCGAGCTTCACTTTATtggtagcttgtataaacactcagtgttccaaactcactttgatttttaccaACCGTGCTGGCCAGACAGAATTAGTCACGACTCACTGCACGTGGCTTGAGTGCTTTACCTGTGTACCTGTTAAGTGACATCACTGGctgttattgttttctttggtgttacagagtaaaatcaagatgttttaagctttcacttatttttttataaggcctatgcataactaaatacgtaactgattcaagtcaaaaccggaagtaatcgtaaaaagtaaactgGGCTATAACATGTCATATTATGATCACGGTAGACAGTACTTGGatggattttgatatattcaagctACTCAGCAGCTTTTTGAGTTCAAAATCAGAGAAAGACCCGCAGTGGATgttgaaatttacatgtaaagattcagaattggggaggggggggtatggggaagacaaatacgattgcgggagaaatttgtctcccgcgagggagataggttggatgcgggagatcttagatttttagGTCATTTTGCGGGAGTCTTCCGCGCAGTGCgggagggttaacaggtatgaAAACATATCTGATTTGATTGGGTAAAAGCAAAATATAGGTGCTTTTAAAtaccacagtacatgtatagttgCAAACAATCACTATACAAACCGCTTTGACAAAGAATGGTTCGGACTTGATGACTTCCAACCACTGGCAATGCTTGAACCACTTCCTGTGTTCAGAAACTGGTTCATCACCTGGTTCCCAGTCAGCAAGAATACCACCACACCAAAAACATTTAGTCTGATCTCCTTTGCCTTCAAAAATGATTATACAATATATCAGTCTTAAACAATAACTTCCTGGACTAGGAGCATTATAATCAATATGTTATCATAAATAGTCCATAGCTGCaacaaaattcaatatttgtCATTTCAACTTGGAAATTAATTCTATAAAATGACAAATCATGTATTGGGTATTGTTTTAGACTGGTCCATTTCACaggacatttaaaaaatgatttatttccaTTATTTCATATTGCAAACACATAAAAGTTTTTTCAAAGATTACTAGTACTGtacacagggttattttcgccctgtgttaTTTTTGCAAACAATTTTGCCCtatcttgaatttgcccagacaaAGTTGTGATTAAAGAGAagtaatttgagacattggaatttgccctgtcttaaatttgcccgctGACAACAAGCGCAAAAGGTGCAGAAATAAAACGGGGACAATTATTGCCCTGTATACAGCATTTCCCTCTCAAACTGCTTATAACGGTAGATATCACAAAACCTATATTTACCCAGGTAGAACATTCCAGCCTGAGCAAGATCTTCCTTTTTCTGTGAAAACTGAGTTGGCCAATCGCTGAATGACTCCAGGCGACTACAAAAGTCTCGAAATTCCGGATACTTGTACGGAGATACAATAAATGGACATTTGGAAAAGTGCTTTTTGTGTTCTAACAGAATGTCATCGCTGGGCTCCCAATCACTGAGGTTGCCACGGCAGTAGGTACATCTGACTCGATCTCCTTGCCCCACACAGTAAAATCCCTGTCGCAGAAACTCTTCCTTGCTGAGGTAGTCTTTTGAGGCTGGCCAATGATCGTAGAATGTTTGAAGGCGGAGTTCTGAGTCATGTCGAAGTTTGAGGAATTCCTCTTCAGTTATCTGTCCCGTCATTGCGGCAACTCTGCatacaataatatatacatattttaaaaactgattaaattataaatacttcaaaatcaAATGATCATGAAATTAGTTTCAGTATTTGATATATGATATgacttttatcaaaatttctaATGTCGGATCTAGACCAACTTCAAGGAATGAATTAGAAAGAGTGTTTAAATTGCAACTCAGCGAGGCGCAAATCAAGGCAAGGAGAGCGTTTCCAAATTTTAATTGTACACATACTATAGTAATTATGTTTGAAAGCATCCATTTAGGCAAGAGGTAAACAGCATGTAATGATGGAGTacttttatacaaatatattatacaacatTTAGATTGGTACCATCATAAATATATAGGACCATTCAATATACGAGTAACTTAAGCCCATAATAATGGTAATGCAGGGTATCTGACAACTCAACCAGAAACAACAGTCTACTCCTTTATAATTTTCCTCAACAGAAATTCCAAAGATAATATAAATCATTGACATGACAGGTCATAGAATTGATAATTAATTCAAAGAATCCACAGCTTCAATAATCAATATGAACAATGGACATTAATTGAaacttattgaatttttttttcagttgtcAATGCACAAGGACACAGAACCCTTTTTAATACTAAATTGTTAATTCATCTTGATTAATGTTACAAATATCAGTTTATGAAATGTACCATAAATGCACGCAAATATTCCAAGAAACCTGTTCTTGATGTGTATTCATCATTTGCTGCAGGCCCCATATTAAAGACAAGCATTCAATTAAGTAAACTAACTTGGGTCAGTTTGCAATACCTTTGCAACATCACATAAATAAAAGGTGCGGCATAAATATCTTGTGACAGACAATACAAGATTTATTGTTGCTCGAAAACATGCATTGATATGGCCTATCATATATCAaccagaggcggatccagcaattttgaAAAGGAGGGGTTCCAactgatgaaaatcaatacgtgcaaaaaacattttttgtcaataaacaaggccttttgaacgttttccgtgcgtaaatttaatgaacatttatctcatcaatatctatttcacatctattttaatattaataagagtgcactgcattattgagcgttttgatttaggtaaggaagatttgcataatttccagccttaaaaaaaaaccaagtctccagcaatgagaaTGTGCGTCTATGCTATgcttaatagaaagaaacactaaaaaaccaaaaataattcagacTTATTACGACAAtctattataaaaatgaatttttggtaaaaaaaaaaatgtatgtctttgatgtttaaattctgaactatttattgactttgatttctatcggttgccttcttaaataaaggtctaaatgataggatatgacaaaaatgGAGATAGTTTATCTGCTGAATAGATGGAACATGTGAAATACAATTGTAAAAGCAAtagtcgtcccagggaacttgattTGACCTCTGTATAATGGGTGCGCCACATCACCCGGCactagtacagatgcgatcttattcaggaaagttttgaaaaattgtgctttttcataatggtttatatataaaccccttacacggtattttgtaacataatttccgattcttggaaacaaaacaaaaaagggctttcttttgtgattcatgtgggtatgaaggtaCGGTATAGCtcgcattccagaaaaatagcataacttGCATAAAATTAACTATAATcgatattttaaagaaatagagtaggcaatacattgtagatgttattatgaaTCTGTGTTTTAGCGACACTGcttagttaattttttaaaaattttccacGTTTGCTCACAGATGTGAGCACCAGATGCTGATGGGGAGTACCTttatcgataaaaaaaaatcgttaggatttttcatataagaaatacatgtacatgtaaattacggtGCGttgtaaaaaattctttaaattagcaattttaaaagcatttatttgaaataattacagtatttatattataaatggggACAATatgcctttaaataggcattacaagttttcaaaaaaatttatatgtcCCAgacaggcttggggtaatgctaaatgtaatggtaatgcattgcaatgcattacatgttttcaaagtaatgctagtaatgtgtaatgcctcaaaattagcattacaagtaatgctaatgtaatgaattactttccaaaatctagtgtaatgctggcattacatggcattactttgcattactgtgcatatttatgcatgttcactttaaaaatgtgatgaaaaaatgaatagttgaaattgaatttgattaaatttatttttaaagaagaaagaaataattctaattaagaaaaaaatgttttaattgtacatgtttt is drawn from Crassostrea angulata isolate pt1a10 chromosome 5, ASM2561291v2, whole genome shotgun sequence and contains these coding sequences:
- the LOC128186142 gene encoding baculoviral IAP repeat-containing protein 2-like, which translates into the protein MTGQITEEEFLKLRHDSELRLQTFYDHWPASKDYLSKEEFLRQGFYCVGQGDRVRCTYCRGNLSDWEPSDDILLEHKKHFSKCPFIVSPYKYPEFRDFCSRLESFSDWPTQFSQKKEDLAQAGMFYLGKGDQTKCFWCGGILADWEPGDEPVSEHRKWFKHCQWLEVIKSEPFFVKALEREKASKEKAKTNTCKVPAQETCSPEELAKQIGFSSEVIDKAAKKCGAAFDVETLVKAILDLGEMKTEEVVQIRSEKDLDMKCLNKSAESFDPSCKICFDANFNTVFLPCGHLLCCEDCAKTIRTCPMCRSTVDSAKKVFLQ